The Spiroplasma apis B31 genomic sequence ATTTTACAATTATGAAAGAATAATGATTAAACACAAGAGCCCTCCAGCATATGCTTATTTAGATTTCAAATTATGAAAAAAAATACTTCAAACTTGGTTGAAGTATTCTTATAAAAAACATTTTGTATACTTGACAAAATATATTTAGCTTATCTAATTTGCATCTTTTTTTATTTTGAAGTATTTGGTAGATTATTTAAAAAAAGTGGTTAAAATAATATTATGTAGATTAATCGAGGAACATAAACATGGTAAAAGGAAATTTAAATCAAAAAAGACACTTGGCAATTGATATTGGTACAAGCAAAACAAGGATTTATATTGATAATTTAGGGATGATTTATAATGAGGCGACTTTAATCGCGTTAGATTATAAAACAAAAAAAATAGTTGCAGTTGGAGATGAGGCTAAAAAGTTTGTTGGAAAACTTAGTGGTACTTTACAACTAAAATATCCTATGAAAAAAGGTGTTATTTCCGACATGGCTCTTCTTAAACTTTTCTTAAGCAACATATTAAAAAAATACAAAGAAGAAATTAAAGATTCAATAGTAACTTTAGCTTGTCCAACAAGCTTAACAGAGGTTGAACGAAACTCATTAATCAAAGCTATTAAAGAGTTGGGTGTTTATTTTGTTAGTGTTGAAGATGATATAAAACTAGCATTACTGGGTGCCGGAGTTGATATTACGAAACCAACAGGTAGACTTTGTTTGGATATTGGAGCGGGTAAAGCCACTGCTGCAATTATATCCTCAAACGAAACCATTACATCAAAATGAAGTAAAGCAGCTGGTAATGTAATTGATTCTGAAATAATCAAATTTTTAAAGGCTAAGAAACAGATATTAGTTGGTGATATTACAGCCGAGCAAATAAAAAATACAATTTCATCTTTAACTAAAACTAAAAACCCACTTAAAATGATGGCTTATGGTTATGATCTAAATTCAGGAATGCCTAGAAATGTTGAATTATCGGACAAAGATATCTCAAAATTAATCCTTGCAGCGTTTAGTAACCTAACAAATTTGATAACTAGCGTTCTTGAGGAATCTCCAAATGAATTGGCCGGTGACGTTATTAAAAACGGATTGTATATAACTGGTGGTATGGGAAACACTCATGGAATTAAATTTTTCTTTGAAGATTTTTTTGAAATTCCTGCAAACATAGTGAGGAATTTTGCAACCGCAACAATTGACGGTGCAATAGCACACAAAAATTTAACAATCAAAAAAATTGAAGACTCAAACGAGAAAATAAGCGATTGATAGTCATATAAATTAGTTATTTGTTAGGTTTATTCTCAAAAAGTGATATAATATGAAATCAATATCGAAACAACTTCAAAGTTGAAAGTTGTTTTTTTTGTGGTATAATTAAGAAAGATTACGTACTCTACTTTTAAATAGAACTACGTAATTCGTTTTTTAAAAAAAAGGAAAAAGGAGATTTAAATCATGGCAATTGGAAATAAAAAACCAACTTTCGTGTCAATGGATTTGGGTACTGCTAACACACTTGTTTACATAGCTGGACAAGGTATTGTTTATAATGAACCATCAATCGTTGCATACAGAATCAAAGAAAACAAAATCATTGCAGTAGGTGAAGAAGCTTATAAAATGATTGGTAAGGGAAACAAAACAATTCGCGTTGTTAGACCTATGGTTGACGGTGTTATCACCGATATTAGAGCAACTGAAGCTCAATTAAGATATATTTTTACAAAATTAAGAATTACTAAACAATTAAAACATTCTATAATGTTATTAGCATGTCCATCAGTAATTACTGAGTTAGAAAAAACTGCTCTTAAAAAAATAGCAGTTAACTTGGGTGCTGATCAAGTGTTTGTTGAAGAAGAAGTTAAAATGGCCGCTCTTGGTGGTGGTGTAAATATATATGCTCCAACAGGTAACCTAATCGTTGATATGGGTGGGGGAACTACTGATATAGCAGTTCTTGCATCAGGTGATATTGTATTATCTAAATCTGTTAAAGTAGCAGGTAACTATCTAAACGACGAGTGTCAAAAATTCATTCGTTCACAATATGGTCTTGAAATTGGATCTAAAACTGCAGAATCAATTAAAGTAAATGCAGGTTCATTAGCTAAATATCCAGACGAAAGACGTATGAAAGTTTATGGACGTGACGTTGTTTCAGGTTTACCAAGGGAAATTGAAATAACTCCTGAAGAAGTTCGTGAAGTATTGAAAGTTCCTGTTTCAAGAATTATAGATTTAACAGTTCAAGTTTTAGAAGATACTCCTCCAGAACTAGCTGGTGATATCTTTAGAAATGGTATTACTATTTGTGGTGGTGGTGCTTTAATTAGAGGTATCGATAAATACTTCGCTGACACATTACAATTACCAACAAAAATTGGTGAACAACCATTGTTAGCAGTTATTAACGGAACTAAAAAATTCGAATCAGAAATATGAGAAATCATTAAAGCTCAAAGATTACACGAAGACATCATGTCAAGATAATAAAAAACCGGACACACCGGTTTTTTATTTTATGCAAAATAATATACGACTATGAGTTGTATATTGAGTATAAATATATATAATCTATTTTGTCTTTGAAAAACGGAGGTATTATGAAAAAAATAATAACTATTTTGGGGTCTTTGACCTTGTGTACATCAACTATTAATATAGTTACTTCTTGTTCAGTTAATCCAGAAAGTAATAGCAAAAAAAACTTGACATCTATAAAAGGGGCTGATTTGACAGTTAGTCCAACAGGAAATGACGAAAGAAGTGTAAAAGAAAGTGTCTTATCACTTTTAGAAGACTTGTTTAAGTTTAGTATTATTGAGAATGTTGATGTTAGCTTTAGTAATTTTAAGAAAGCTACTTCAGATAATGATGGTTTAATCGTAGTCACAGCATTGGAAACCTCAGAAAAATTAGTTGGTCAAGTCACTTTAACAATAAAATACAAAAGTTAAATACTTTAAATAAATAAAACAAAGAGTACTTATAAAAACTACAATTATCATAATTAATAAATAAATCAAAATAATTGTATTTCGATAACAAAAACCAAAATAAAACTTCTCTTTAATAATCACAAAGCTATAAAAATAATTTAATTGCTTAATTATTATAAAGAGGGTATAATAATCATACATTATATAAAAATTAGGAGGAAAAATAATGAAATTTGAAGATCGCACTTTTATTGCCTTGGACTTAGGTACAAGCAACATATTAGCATACGTAGGGAACCAAGGTATAGTTTATGATCAACCATCAATAATGGCATACGATAATATGACAAACTCTTTAACTGCTTTAGGTAGTGAGGCGTACGAAATGATGGGAAAAACTCACGAAAATATAAGAATGGTAGTTCCAATTAAAGATGGAGTTATTACAGATTTGGAAGCTGCAAAAGATTTACTAAAACATGTCTTTTCAAAGTTAAAAATGCTTAACGACTGAAAAAACTCAATTATATTAATTTCATGTCCGAGTGAAGTTACAGAACTAGAGCGTGATGCTTTAAAACAAGTGGCTTATGACATGGGGGCAGAAATAGTTGTTGTTGAAGAAGAAGTAAAAATGGCAGCAGTTGGTGCTGGAATAAACATTGACATTCCGAAGGGAAATGTTGTAATCGATATTGGTGGAGGAACAACAGATATCGCCATCATCTCCGCAGGTGATGTAATAATTTCAAGATCAATTAAAATTGCAGGAAATGCATTCGATGAAGAAATAAAAAAATACATTAGATCAGAATATAATGTCACTATTGGTGATAAAACTGCAGAAAATGTTAAAAAAGAGTTAGGTTCATTAGCTAAATATAAAGGAGAAAGAACAATGTCTGTGTTTGGTAGAGACATAGTTTCGGGATTACCAAAAGAGGCAATAATTTCTTCTGAAGAAATTAGAAATGTTTTGGTGAATTCTTTTAGTAGAATTACTGATTTACTTATAGAATTAATGGAGAACACTCCTCCAGAACTAGCTGGTGATATAATCACAAACGGATTTATGATTTGTGGTGGTGGATCAAAAATACGAGGAATCAGAGAATACTTTAACGGTATTTTCTCAGTACCTTGTAAATTATCACCAAACCCATTGACAGGAGTTGTTGAAGGGGCCAAAGCATTTAGAAAAGTAATTAACAGAAGAATAGAAGTTGGTTATTATGGTAAAAATGCAAAAGACGCAAAAAAAGGAAGTCAAAGCAGCTACATCTAAAAAAATAATATAAACTTTGTTTTAAACAAAGTTTTTTTTGTCCGATTTTGCAAAAAAAAAGGACAGAGCTAATAGACTTACTGTTATCTTTTAGCACAATCACGTTTTTTTATACTTCTTAGTCTTTAATATTGAATATTTTTAAAGCATTTCTTGTAGTTACATCTATCACATCTGCTTTTTCTAGGTTTTTAATTTTTGTAATTCTGTCAATTGTGTGAATAATTTCCTTCGAAGTGTTTATTTTCCCCCTGTTTGGTTCAGGTGTTAAATAAGGAGCATCTGTTTCAACTACCATACTGTTTAAAGGGATTCTTTTTACAGTTTCATGCAACTCTTTAGCATTTTTAAAGGTTACTACACCAGGTATAGAAATTAGATAACCTCTTTCTGTAAATTTTTTTGCTAAATCATATCCTTTGGTGTAACAATGAACAATTGCTTTTTTTACCTTAAGTTCATCCAAGATTTTTAAAGCATCTTCGTAAGCCTCTTCTGAGTCTTGTTTATCTCTGATATGCAACATAACGACCAGATTGGCTTCTTTTGCGATTTTGATTTGCTTTCTGAATACTTCTTTTTGAACATCTTTGTGTTCTGAAGTGTAATAATAATCTAATCCTATCTCTCCAATAGCTACAATATTTTCGGCATGAGATAAAACATCGATTTCTTTTATGTCTTCTTCTGTTACTTTGTGTGCCTCGTCGGGATGTATCCCGACAGCACCATAAACATTCTTATATTTTATTGCATATTTAGCAGCCTTTTTTGAAGAGTTAACATCAAAACCGACACAACAAAATCATTTAACACCATTGATGTTAGCTTCTTTTATCATATCCTCTGTTAATATATCCAATTCCTTATAAATGTTGTCATTAAAATGTGTGTGTGTGTCAAAAATGCCAGACATTTACTTACCTACTTTCCAAGACAATATTTTCTAAATATATTGTCAATTACTTCTTCATCTGCTTCTATTATACCAAGTAAATGATTTATAATTTCTAGGGTTTTTGATAAATCCAGGTTCACCATATCTATGGGTAATCCATGGGTTATATTATCGACAGCATAGCTGAGGATGTTACTCATAATTTCTAACATAGCGATGTGCTCGACATTTGAAATTATTGGTAAATTGGTTTTCAATATATCTTCGTTTGCAAATTTCTGTTTTAAGAAAGATGTCAACTCGTCAACGCATTTATTTTTAGCTGAAACCAACACACAATTTTCATATTTTTTTCTTAGTTCATTAGCTTCTTCGTTTGTTAGTAGGTCACTTTTGTTTATTATAATAACATGATCCTTGTTTTTAATTTTTTCATAGATGCTCTTATTTAAATCGTTATTATTTATTACATATAATACTAATTCTGCTTCTTCAATAATATCCATACTTTTTTTTATACCTAGTTGTTCAACTACATCAATTGTGTTTCTTATCCCTGCAGTATCGATTAGGTTTAAAGTAAAATTTTCAAAGTTCAGCTCACCTTCAACTATATCTCTAGTAGTACCCTCAATATTCGTAACAATGGCTTTTTCTTCGTTAATAAGGGCATTTAACAGAGAAGATTTACCTACATTTGTTTCCCCGATTATTCCGGTCTTAATACCGTTGCTTATTTTAGAGACTCTCTTACTCAACTCTAATAAATTTTGAATATTATATTTAATGTTTTGAATTGACGCTGTTAATTCTTCAATAGTTGACCCCTCAATATCATCGTAGTCGGGGTAATCTATTGAGGTTTGGATTCTTGAAATGATATCCAACAACTCTTCTTTAATATCTAATAACATTTTGTTATTAGTGCCTTCTAAACTCTTAGCATTGATTTTGATAGATAGATTATTTCTTGAGTCTATTAAATTATTTATTGCATCTGCTTGCAATAAATCTATTTTTCCATTTAAAAAAGCTCTTTGAGAGAACTCCCCCGGTTTCGCCATTCTTGCCCCGTTTTTTATTAATAAATTCATTATCTTTTTTGAAAGGAGAACCCCTCCATGACAATTGATCTCTATCACATTTTCTCCTGTAAATGATTTGTTTTCAACAAATGTCAGTATAATTGCCTCGTCAATTACTTCATTTTCTTCATAGATTTTTCTAAGTTGAATTTTGTTTTCATAAGATAATTTAGTTTTTAAAAGTTTGTTCATAATTGAGAATGCATCTTCACCTGACATTCTTATTATGGATATGGCTTGTTTTGCTATCTTTGTTGCTGGCGCAATAATA encodes the following:
- the mreB gene encoding rod shape-determining protein; this encodes MKFEDRTFIALDLGTSNILAYVGNQGIVYDQPSIMAYDNMTNSLTALGSEAYEMMGKTHENIRMVVPIKDGVITDLEAAKDLLKHVFSKLKMLNDWKNSIILISCPSEVTELERDALKQVAYDMGAEIVVVEEEVKMAAVGAGINIDIPKGNVVIDIGGGTTDIAIISAGDVIISRSIKIAGNAFDEEIKKYIRSEYNVTIGDKTAENVKKELGSLAKYKGERTMSVFGRDIVSGLPKEAIISSEEIRNVLVNSFSRITDLLIELMENTPPELAGDIITNGFMICGGGSKIRGIREYFNGIFSVPCKLSPNPLTGVVEGAKAFRKVINRRIEVGYYGKNAKDAKKGSQSSYI
- the mreB gene encoding rod shape-determining protein → MAIGNKKPTFVSMDLGTANTLVYIAGQGIVYNEPSIVAYRIKENKIIAVGEEAYKMIGKGNKTIRVVRPMVDGVITDIRATEAQLRYIFTKLRITKQLKHSIMLLACPSVITELEKTALKKIAVNLGADQVFVEEEVKMAALGGGVNIYAPTGNLIVDMGGGTTDIAVLASGDIVLSKSVKVAGNYLNDECQKFIRSQYGLEIGSKTAESIKVNAGSLAKYPDERRMKVYGRDVVSGLPREIEITPEEVREVLKVPVSRIIDLTVQVLEDTPPELAGDIFRNGITICGGGALIRGIDKYFADTLQLPTKIGEQPLLAVINGTKKFESEIWEIIKAQRLHEDIMSR
- a CDS encoding TatD family hydrolase, whose amino-acid sequence is MSGIFDTHTHFNDNIYKELDILTEDMIKEANINGVKWFCCVGFDVNSSKKAAKYAIKYKNVYGAVGIHPDEAHKVTEEDIKEIDVLSHAENIVAIGEIGLDYYYTSEHKDVQKEVFRKQIKIAKEANLVVMLHIRDKQDSEEAYEDALKILDELKVKKAIVHCYTKGYDLAKKFTERGYLISIPGVVTFKNAKELHETVKRIPLNSMVVETDAPYLTPEPNRGKINTSKEIIHTIDRITKIKNLEKADVIDVTTRNALKIFNIKD
- the mnmE gene encoding tRNA uridine-5-carboxymethylaminomethyl(34) synthesis GTPase MnmE — protein: MKNNIYDTIIAPATKIAKQAISIIRMSGEDAFSIMNKLLKTKLSYENKIQLRKIYEENEVIDEAIILTFVENKSFTGENVIEINCHGGVLLSKKIMNLLIKNGARMAKPGEFSQRAFLNGKIDLLQADAINNLIDSRNNLSIKINAKSLEGTNNKMLLDIKEELLDIISRIQTSIDYPDYDDIEGSTIEELTASIQNIKYNIQNLLELSKRVSKISNGIKTGIIGETNVGKSSLLNALINEEKAIVTNIEGTTRDIVEGELNFENFTLNLIDTAGIRNTIDVVEQLGIKKSMDIIEEAELVLYVINNNDLNKSIYEKIKNKDHVIIINKSDLLTNEEANELRKKYENCVLVSAKNKCVDELTSFLKQKFANEDILKTNLPIISNVEHIAMLEIMSNILSYAVDNITHGLPIDMVNLDLSKTLEIINHLLGIIEADEEVIDNIFRKYCLGK
- a CDS encoding rod shape-determining protein, translated to MVKGNLNQKRHLAIDIGTSKTRIYIDNLGMIYNEATLIALDYKTKKIVAVGDEAKKFVGKLSGTLQLKYPMKKGVISDMALLKLFLSNILKKYKEEIKDSIVTLACPTSLTEVERNSLIKAIKELGVYFVSVEDDIKLALLGAGVDITKPTGRLCLDIGAGKATAAIISSNETITSKWSKAAGNVIDSEIIKFLKAKKQILVGDITAEQIKNTISSLTKTKNPLKMMAYGYDLNSGMPRNVELSDKDISKLILAAFSNLTNLITSVLEESPNELAGDVIKNGLYITGGMGNTHGIKFFFEDFFEIPANIVRNFATATIDGAIAHKNLTIKKIEDSNEKISDW